The stretch of DNA CGCACATCGCGCGTTGGACGGTCGGGCCCGACCACCGGATCTCGATCCCCGCCTCGGCCTGGATCGGCGCGATGCTCCTCATCGTCTGCGACACGATCGCGCGCACCCTCCTCGTCTCCACCGCCTTTCAGACCGAGCTCCCCGTCGGGGCCGTGACGGCCCTGGTCGGCGCGCCGTTCTTCCTCATTCTCATGAAGAAACGGGGCGGCTCATGACCGCATCCGCCGTCCTGTCCGCCGAGGACCTCCATTACCGTTATCGGGACGACGACGTCCTTCGCGGCGTCTCGGTCCGCCTCGGTCCCGGGGAAATCCTCGGCGTCCTGGGACCGAACGCCTCCGGCAAGACGACGCTCTTGAAGAACCTGGCCGGCCTCCTGAAGCCGCGCTCCGGCCGCGTCCGGATCGGGGGCCGGGACCTCGCGTCCCTGCCGATGAAGGAGCGGGCCAAGGCGATCGCCTTCGTCCCCCAGAACGAAGAGCCGTTTTTGGATTTCCCCGCGGAGCAGGTCGTCCTCATGGGCCGCGCGCCCTACGTCGGTCTCTGGGGATTCGAATCCCAGGCGGACCGGACCCGGGCCCGCGAGGCGATGGAACGGACCGATACCTGGAGGCTGCGCGAACGCGGACTGGGGGAGCTCTCCGGCGGCGAAAAACAGCGCGTCATCCTCGCCCGGGCGCTCGCCCAGGAGGCGAGCGTCCTGCTCCTGGACGAACCCACGTCGCACCTGGACGTCCGCTACCAAAAGGAGCTGTTGGACCTCTGCGCGGCGCTGAACGCGGAGAACGGCCTTTCGATCGTGATGACCCTGCACGACCTGAACCTGGCCGCGCTCTACGCGCACCGTTTAATCCTGATGAAAGACGGGCTCGTCGCCCGCTCGGGGTCGCCCGCCGAG from bacterium encodes:
- a CDS encoding ABC transporter ATP-binding protein, translating into MTASAVLSAEDLHYRYRDDDVLRGVSVRLGPGEILGVLGPNASGKTTLLKNLAGLLKPRSGRVRIGGRDLASLPMKERAKAIAFVPQNEEPFLDFPAEQVVLMGRAPYVGLWGFESQADRTRAREAMERTDTWRLRERGLGELSGGEKQRVILARALAQEASVLLLDEPTSHLDVRYQKELLDLCAALNAENGLSIVMTLHDLNLAALYAHRLILMKDGLVARSGSPAETLTPESIGHVFGLSMRVLSDEKTGLPSCVPMR